A region of the Lycium barbarum isolate Lr01 chromosome 1, ASM1917538v2, whole genome shotgun sequence genome:
GCAACAATAATTGAATTCACAGttaaatatttatagatatttaatAAAATTCTTAATACATATACAGAATTTGGACAAAAGCTGCTAACGTCCTGTGACCGTACATATCATACTTTGGATCCGCCCTTGATGAGATCACCTGTTGAGTCATCAGAAGCAACAGTTTTATGGCGTTAGTTATATTTGATAAGCACGTCCAATTCTATATAATTTGTATATTTCTTAGCCAAACGTTATAACATGGCAACTGTGATTGAGCAATGCCAAGTAGCGCCACCTCCCGGCAGTGCAGTGGAGTTGACACTCCCATTTACGTATTTCGATCATTTCTGGTTAGCTTTCCACCGTATGCGGCGGATTTTATTCTACAAGCTCTCCATTCCCAAATCCGATTTCGTCCAAAACATTATTCCTCCTCTTAAAGATTCACTCTCCCTCGCTCTCAAACACTATACACCCTTAGCTGGCAACGTTGCTTGTCCGCTAGATTCTAGCGGATATCCTGAGCTACGTTATGTGATGGACGATTCTGTATCTGTTACTTTTTCTGAGACTGATATGGATTTCAATTATTTCATTGGTGACCATCCCCATATTGCTAAGGATTTTTATCACTTTCTTCCCCAGTTGGCGGAACCTAAGGATGCACCGGGGATCAAATTAGCCCCGGTCTTAGCAATTCAAGTGACACTTTTTCCAAATGTTGGCATATCCATTGGTTTCACTAACCATCACGCTGCCGGTGATGGAGCTACCATAGTAGGATTCATAAGGGCATGGGCTCTGCTCCACAAATTTGGTGGACATGAACAATTCTTAGAAAATGAGTTCATTCCATTTTATGATAGGTCCGTAATCAAAGACCCTCATGGACAAGGGATGTCCATATGGGAGGATATGAAGAAAGATAATCTAGAGATGCGTGACATAGTGACTCCTCCTGACAAGGTTCGAGGTACATTTACTATAACACGAGATGATATCGGAAAACTCAAGAATTTGATATTGTCAAGACGACCGAGTCTAACTCATGTAACCTCTTTCATCGTAACGTGTGCTTATGTATGGACTTGCTTGATAAAATCAGAGGCCGCGATCGGAGAAGATATAGACGATAATGTAATGGAGTTCTTTGGATGTCCAGCAGATTGTAGAGCGCGATTCAATCCACCACTTCCTCCATCTTATTTTGGGAATTGCATAGCAGGGTACATTGCAAGAATAAGACATGCTGACTTAGCTAGAAAGGAAGGTTTTACGATTGCTGTGGAATTAATTAGGGAATCCATTCAGAAAAGAATGAATGATGAGGAGTGGATCCTGAATGGTAGCTGGTTTAGACAATATTTCGATGTAGACGTGAATCGGTGCCTTACAGTTGCTGGATCACCAAAGCTTGACTTATATGCTGCTGATTTTGGCTGGGGAAGGCCTGCGAAGTTAGAGTTCGTTTCTATTGACAGTGGTGATGGAATATCGATGTCTCTTAGTAAATCCAAGGACTTCGATGGAGATTTAGAGGTTGGCTTGTCTTTGTCTAAAACTCAAATGAATGCTTTTGCTGCTATATTCACCCACGGGCTTAGCTTTCAATAACAAGCCTGGCTAGAATTACATTTTCACCAAATAATATATAGTTCCttccatatatgtacacacatgATATAGTGGATTGATTAAAGATGAAACAATTCAAATAGTAGCTGCAATAATTGGACATATATAAATCCTTTTTCAAACGCTATTTGGTGTAACCTTGATCTGGTCCAAATAATATACTTTGCTATTCAATTATGTGACATATCGTCTGCACTGAAATGAGCTTTTTTGCATCTTGGGTCCCTAATATATGTCTTTTGTGATTGTACCATATTTTGTTAATTTTAACAATTTTCATCGTAATCACTTTATAACCTTGTTAAACAATAATAAACACTCTTTTACTTTATGAAAAGAGGTCATGAAGTGGCTAAAAGGGGTTTCTTCATTAGGTCAAAACTCAGGGGAGTTGATTTTTCTTTATTAATCTACCTTGGGGTGGCAGAGGCCGGAGAGTTTGACATGGACCCTACCCTCTTTATATATTGAACATCAGAGACTATATTTAATTTGAAGATTCTTATCAGATAGCCTCCAACAATATATAATCATGCTCTTGAAATAGATAATATCACCATCTTAATCATAGGTGAAATTAGTAAAAACATGTGGATAAAAAAATGTCCTATCTTTTCCTAAGCTCGGATTGACATCTGAGCTCTGAAGTCTGACCGAATTTCTCCGATTTTAATCTTCTACTAGATGAGAGCTCTCTAACTAGAGTACATCTTTGAGTAAACTTGAGTTGAGCTAGAGTTGGGCTTCGAAGGTCTAGTTAGTGAGGTCACAACTAAAAATCACTATGTCCAGTGGTTATATTTCCACATATGTTTTGATTGAGTCAGTGAGAAAAGaaaaatagtagtgttttcacatgAAAAAATTAGGATGTTTCTCAACGTTTTAATAAAAATCTGTTTTTCACCATGCATTTTCTCAATGAACTGATTCGGTGAAAATAATATAgaaaaatcataatttataacaTAAATTTTCCGCCGATTGTCGGTAGGAAAACCTTCATTTTTTAATAGTGGGTAGCATACGAGCATTTATGTGGATTctgacttgtggttgaagttatGTTGGGATTTTGGATTTAGCCATAGGGTGGCGCGTGGGAAAGATGTAACCAAGATAGAGAGTTTTATTTTATTGTTCACCAATTGACGAGAAACCAAAATGATCAAACTCCATTTCTGTAATTCTACTTGATTTTTAAATTACTATATTTGTGGGTCCTTTACATTTTTCAATTTTAGAAAGATTTAAACTATAATTAATTTCAATATCCTCGAATGTTTTAACAAACAATCCTATTTATTTACCCTATTTTTTCCAAACCCATATCTTGAACATTCGTTAAATATGCCCATATAGGGCTACGACCTGAGAAAGTTTATGCCTCAAACGAGCGGAGAGTTAGAAAAAAATTGAAGACATCATTCACAATAACCAAGGTGAAATATATCGCCATTTCAAGGCAATAATAAAGTTCCCATAATATTGATTCACTATATGATTGATCAAGAAACTAATCAATGAAGAAGTTGAATGTTCTCATTTCAAGGAAGTTCATGATTCATAATTTTCTGTCCACAACCGCATAAGTAGATAAAAAGACTTGAAACTATAAGACTGTTTGGTGAGATGATTAAGATTTTTTCAAGATTTGAATTTAAAGAATTTTTATTAGGAAATGCTTATCATTCAGATTAGTTGAGCTAATGAATTTTAAATATATTGAAAAATTTGAGGAATGATAAGAAGACTTGGGGAGAAAATATTGTACAGATTAATGATTATTAATGTGGAATTAAGTTTCCAGGAATCAATGTCGGATATCcgctacaagaaagtatagaaatcgcaacaaaaaaaattatatttggcaacaacttagttatATTGTcagcaaatgatttttttgttgccaaaagatTTAATTTTAgtgtcatagtattgattattattgcaaaaagtacttttgataataaaaaaaaaaaatgcaactgGTCATCAAGTGTATGGAACAAAATACTGCAGTGGCAAGGGATACAAAGGAGTAGCATGGACTGGGAGCAGGAACCAGAGTGGGCCTGCCACCACATGAAAGGAAGGAGACCTGAAGCTGCTATAGCAAGAATGACACTGGTGTGTACAGTCTACCACATATGGCTGGAGAGAATCAGAAGGATCTTCCAACAAAAAATCAGACCAGCCGAGTCTATAGTCAAGGTGATAATACAGGAATCATGTTATAGAGGATACCATGATGTGAAGCTGAGAAATAGGATAGATGCAATGAATCACTATCCATAGGTGATTAGGTGATAGTAGGTATGATGAGCCCTGTGCATTATGTAGTAGGTAAGTAGAGAAGACTAAGTAATTGGTAGGTAGAGTGAATGTGGTTGAAAAACTGGCTATAGGACATGTCTGTTAGCCAGGTTTGAAATTTTCTTTGTGTTGTACAGTTACACTTGGTAGTGAATATaaatagttaccaaaaaaaaagataataaaaaaaacaaaagaagttgttgcacgttgttgcaataacagttgttgggaaaagttcatgcaataattttttttttgttgctaaaactattttttgcaataataatcaatctatgacaaCAAAAAAATTTTTATTGCGAAATATATTTTTACTTGTAGTGACCCTATCGAAATCAGGGATTCGACAGAACGATATCTTTTAGCTTAAATCTTGCATTTGCGTTAAAAAATTCTtaacatgtataaataatttataacGAATTTAATATTATCTTATTCTAGAAATTCAGAATCTATAAAATCGAAACCATTGGTCCCCACTGCCAAGTGCCAACAACCACTTGACAGCTTTCATC
Encoded here:
- the LOC132630846 gene encoding phenolic glucoside malonyltransferase 1-like, with protein sequence MATVIEQCQVAPPPGSAVELTLPFTYFDHFWLAFHRMRRILFYKLSIPKSDFVQNIIPPLKDSLSLALKHYTPLAGNVACPLDSSGYPELRYVMDDSVSVTFSETDMDFNYFIGDHPHIAKDFYHFLPQLAEPKDAPGIKLAPVLAIQVTLFPNVGISIGFTNHHAAGDGATIVGFIRAWALLHKFGGHEQFLENEFIPFYDRSVIKDPHGQGMSIWEDMKKDNLEMRDIVTPPDKVRGTFTITRDDIGKLKNLILSRRPSLTHVTSFIVTCAYVWTCLIKSEAAIGEDIDDNVMEFFGCPADCRARFNPPLPPSYFGNCIAGYIARIRHADLARKEGFTIAVELIRESIQKRMNDEEWILNGSWFRQYFDVDVNRCLTVAGSPKLDLYAADFGWGRPAKLEFVSIDSGDGISMSLSKSKDFDGDLEVGLSLSKTQMNAFAAIFTHGLSFQ